Proteins encoded together in one Yersinia mollaretii ATCC 43969 window:
- the mutS gene encoding DNA mismatch repair protein MutS: MNNTDKLDSHTPMMQQYLRLKAQHPDILLFYRMGDFYELFYSDAKRASQLLDISLTKRGASAGEPIPMAGVPYHSIEPYLAKLVQMGESAAICEQIGDPATSKGPVERKVVRIVTPGTVSDEALLQERQDNLLAAIWQDARGFGYATLDISSGRFRVAEPADIETMAAELQRTNPAELLYPENFEQMALIEHRHGLRRRPLWEFELETAKQQLNLQFGTRDLIGFGVEQAHQALRAAGCLLQYVKDTQRTSLPHIRGLTMERQQDGIVMDAATRRNLELTLNLSGGTENTLAAILDCSVTAMGSRMLKRWLHMPVRDIKVLTDRQQAIGGLQELTAELQTPLRQVGDLERILARLALRTARPRDLARMRHAFQQLPEIHRLLQPVNVPHVQNLLSQVGQFDELQDLLERAIVETPPVLVRDGGVIAPGYNAELDEWRALADGATDYLDRLEIREREKLGLDTLKVGFNGVHGYFIQVSRGQSHLVPIHYVRRQTLKNAERYIIPELKEYEDKVLTSKGKALAIEKGLYEEIFDLLLPHLPELQSSANALAELDVLSNLAERAETLNYNCPTLSDKPGIKITGGRHPVVEQVLSEPFISNPLTLSPQRRMLIITGPNMGGKSTYMRQTALIVLLAHMGSYVPADQAIIGPIDRIFTRVGAADDLASGRSTFMVEMTETANILHNATEQSLVLMDEIGRGTSTYDGLSLAWACAENLASRIKAMTLFATHYFELTTLPEKMEGVVNVHLDALEHGETIAFMHSVQDGAASKSYGLAVAALAGVPRDVIKRARQKLKELETLSNNAAASKIDGSQLTLLNEETPPAVEALEALDPDSLSPRQALEWIYRLKNMV; the protein is encoded by the coding sequence ATGAATAATACTGATAAACTCGACTCCCACACCCCCATGATGCAGCAGTACCTTCGGCTTAAAGCCCAGCATCCTGACATACTGCTGTTCTACCGGATGGGGGATTTTTATGAGCTGTTTTACAGTGATGCGAAGCGTGCTTCACAGCTACTGGATATCTCACTGACCAAACGAGGCGCTTCCGCTGGTGAGCCAATCCCGATGGCGGGTGTCCCCTATCATTCGATTGAGCCTTATCTAGCGAAACTGGTTCAGATGGGTGAATCAGCGGCAATTTGTGAGCAAATCGGTGACCCGGCAACCAGTAAAGGGCCGGTTGAACGAAAAGTCGTACGGATCGTGACACCGGGTACAGTCAGTGATGAGGCTTTGTTGCAAGAGCGGCAGGATAATCTGTTGGCGGCGATTTGGCAGGATGCACGTGGATTTGGTTATGCGACTTTGGATATCAGCTCGGGTCGATTCCGCGTTGCCGAACCCGCTGATATTGAAACCATGGCCGCCGAGCTGCAACGCACCAATCCCGCCGAGCTTTTGTACCCAGAAAACTTCGAGCAGATGGCGCTGATTGAGCATCGACATGGCTTACGCCGCCGCCCATTGTGGGAGTTTGAGCTGGAAACCGCCAAACAGCAGCTTAACCTGCAATTCGGCACGCGTGATTTAATCGGTTTTGGTGTTGAGCAAGCCCACCAAGCATTACGTGCTGCGGGCTGCCTGCTGCAATATGTCAAAGATACCCAGCGCACCTCCTTGCCCCATATCCGTGGTTTGACCATGGAGCGTCAGCAAGATGGCATTGTTATGGATGCCGCTACCCGTCGAAATCTCGAACTGACTCTCAACCTCTCCGGTGGCACAGAGAATACGCTGGCCGCCATTCTGGATTGCAGCGTGACCGCCATGGGGAGTCGAATGCTAAAACGCTGGCTCCATATGCCAGTGCGCGACATCAAGGTGCTGACGGATCGCCAGCAAGCGATTGGTGGCCTGCAAGAACTGACAGCAGAACTGCAAACTCCGCTGCGCCAAGTGGGCGATTTAGAACGTATTTTAGCGCGACTGGCACTGCGCACCGCCCGCCCGAGAGATCTGGCCCGCATGCGCCACGCTTTTCAGCAATTGCCGGAGATCCACCGTTTACTGCAACCGGTCAATGTGCCTCATGTGCAAAACCTGCTCTCGCAAGTCGGTCAGTTTGACGAGCTACAAGATCTGCTGGAACGGGCGATTGTTGAAACACCGCCGGTATTAGTGCGCGATGGAGGCGTCATTGCACCGGGTTACAATGCCGAGTTGGATGAATGGCGAGCATTAGCCGATGGCGCGACTGACTATCTGGATCGACTAGAAATTCGCGAACGTGAAAAGTTGGGTCTGGATACGCTAAAAGTGGGCTTCAATGGGGTCCACGGCTATTTCATTCAGGTCAGCCGGGGGCAAAGTCATCTGGTTCCAATCCATTATGTCCGCAGACAAACGCTGAAGAATGCCGAGCGCTACATTATTCCTGAGTTGAAAGAGTATGAAGACAAAGTTCTGACCTCTAAAGGAAAAGCGCTGGCGATCGAAAAAGGGCTATACGAAGAGATTTTCGATCTGTTGTTGCCCCATCTGCCCGAATTGCAAAGCAGCGCCAATGCACTGGCTGAGCTGGATGTACTGTCGAATCTGGCGGAGCGAGCTGAAACACTCAACTACAACTGCCCTACCCTGAGTGATAAACCGGGGATCAAAATTACCGGAGGTCGTCATCCGGTGGTTGAGCAAGTCTTGAGCGAACCCTTTATTTCTAACCCGCTAACACTGTCACCTCAACGGCGTATGTTGATCATTACTGGCCCGAATATGGGGGGGAAAAGTACCTATATGCGCCAAACAGCATTGATTGTGCTGTTGGCCCACATGGGTAGTTATGTGCCTGCGGATCAGGCCATTATTGGTCCGATTGATCGCATCTTTACCCGCGTCGGCGCAGCAGACGACCTGGCATCAGGCCGCTCTACCTTCATGGTGGAAATGACGGAAACCGCCAATATACTGCATAACGCTACAGAACAAAGCTTGGTGCTGATGGATGAGATTGGTCGCGGTACATCAACTTATGATGGCTTATCACTGGCTTGGGCCTGTGCTGAAAATCTGGCGAGCCGCATTAAAGCGATGACACTATTTGCCACCCACTATTTTGAGCTGACGACCCTGCCGGAAAAAATGGAAGGCGTCGTGAATGTGCACCTTGATGCGCTGGAACACGGGGAAACTATCGCCTTTATGCACAGCGTACAAGATGGCGCAGCCAGTAAAAGTTATGGTTTGGCGGTTGCTGCACTGGCGGGTGTGCCACGAGATGTGATCAAGCGGGCGCGGCAGAAACTGAAAGAGTTGGAGACGCTCTCCAATAATGCGGCGGCGAGCAAAATTGATGGCTCACAACTGACGCTGCTCAATGAAGAGACTCCTCCGGCTGTTGAGGCATTGGAAGCACTAGACCCTGATTCGCTGTCGCCTCGCCAAGCGCTAGAGTGGATTTACCGTCTGAAAAACATGGTATAG
- a CDS encoding protein-L-isoaspartate(D-aspartate) O-methyltransferase, producing the protein MVNKRMQTLLMQLRQQGIQDERLLQAIEAVPRERFVDEALAHKAYENTALPIGLGQTISQPYMVARMTELLQLTPTSRVLEIGTGSGYQTAILAHLVEHVCSVERIKGLQWQAKRRLKQLDLHNVSTRHGDGWLGWASRGPFDAIIVTAAPPEIPQALLEQLDEGGILVLPVGEQAQTLKCVQRRHNEFQIETVEAVRFVPLVKGELA; encoded by the coding sequence ATGGTAAATAAACGCATGCAAACATTGTTGATGCAGTTACGTCAGCAAGGTATCCAAGACGAGCGCTTGTTACAGGCGATCGAAGCGGTACCGCGCGAGCGTTTTGTTGATGAAGCTTTGGCGCATAAGGCGTATGAGAACACTGCTCTGCCTATAGGTTTGGGGCAAACTATTTCTCAGCCTTATATGGTGGCGCGAATGACTGAATTGTTGCAATTGACGCCGACCTCGCGGGTCTTGGAGATCGGCACCGGTTCTGGTTATCAGACTGCAATTTTGGCGCATTTAGTCGAACATGTTTGTTCAGTCGAACGAATCAAAGGGCTACAGTGGCAGGCAAAACGCCGCCTGAAACAGCTGGATCTGCATAATGTCTCTACCCGCCATGGTGATGGCTGGCTAGGTTGGGCATCACGCGGGCCATTTGATGCGATCATTGTGACAGCCGCCCCGCCGGAGATCCCGCAAGCATTACTTGAACAGTTAGATGAGGGTGGGATCTTGGTTCTTCCGGTCGGCGAGCAGGCTCAGACATTGAAATGTGTGCAGCGCCGTCACAATGAATTTCAGATTGAAACAGTAGAAGCGGTCCGCTTTGTCCCCTTGGTCAAAGGAGAATTGGCCTGA
- the surE gene encoding 5'/3'-nucleotidase SurE: MLRILLSNDDGISAPGIQTLASALRAFAQVQIVAPDRNRSGSSNALTLDSALRITTLSNGDIAVQQGTPTDCVYLGVNALMRPRPDIVVSGINAGPNLGDDVIYSGTVAAAMEGRHLGFPALAVSLNGHQHYETAAAITCCILRTLQHKPLRTSKILNINVPDLPLSEIKGIRVTRCGSRHPAEQVFCQQDPRGQDLYWIGPPGDKFDVAPDTDFAAIEQGYVSITPLQVDLTAYGAQDVVENWLASIHEVDGEW; encoded by the coding sequence ATGCTGCGGATATTGCTGAGTAACGACGATGGTATTTCCGCGCCGGGCATCCAAACGCTCGCCAGCGCATTGCGGGCATTTGCGCAGGTACAAATCGTCGCTCCCGATCGTAATCGCAGTGGCTCGTCCAATGCATTGACACTGGATAGCGCACTGCGCATCACCACCTTATCTAATGGTGACATTGCGGTTCAGCAAGGCACGCCGACCGATTGTGTCTACTTGGGGGTGAATGCCTTAATGCGCCCTCGGCCCGATATTGTGGTTTCCGGTATCAATGCGGGACCGAATCTCGGGGATGATGTTATCTATTCGGGGACGGTGGCAGCCGCGATGGAAGGGCGGCATTTGGGCTTTCCTGCTCTGGCTGTCTCACTGAATGGGCATCAGCATTATGAGACAGCGGCGGCGATCACTTGTTGTATATTGCGCACGTTACAACATAAACCATTGCGTACCAGCAAAATACTGAATATTAATGTACCTGATTTACCCTTATCTGAGATTAAAGGTATTCGGGTAACACGTTGTGGTAGCCGTCATCCCGCAGAGCAGGTATTTTGTCAGCAAGACCCTCGAGGGCAAGATCTCTACTGGATTGGCCCTCCGGGGGATAAATTTGATGTGGCACCTGACACGGATTTTGCGGCGATTGAGCAAGGTTATGTTTCTATCACGCCACTTCAGGTTGATTTAACGGCCTATGGGGCGCAAGACGTAGTTGAAAACTGGTTAGCCAGCATTCATGAGGTTGATGGAGAATGGTAA
- the nlpD gene encoding murein hydrolase activator NlpD — MITLRRVAACTVMSLWLVGCSNENTTSAPISSVGGDRSGTMLSGSDTNSSGERIVYNRSYGTIPKGSYSGDTYTVKRGDTLFYIAWITGNDFRDLAAKNNIAEPYGLNVGQSIQLGNGSGGGMLAATDATSGGIAKPPSNIQNTTTTVDSQPTSAYSGNSGKQSVGKMLPASGAVATTTAPVTAPSSPISDPTSNGGPVSSWKWPTEGKTIDSFSASEGGNKGIDIAGSRGQPIFATANGRVVYAGNALRGYGNLIIIKHNDDYLSAYAHNDTMLVREQEEVKAGQKIATMGSTGTSSVRLHFEIRYKGKSVNPLRYLPQR, encoded by the coding sequence ATGATTACATTACGCCGAGTCGCGGCATGTACGGTTATGAGTTTATGGTTGGTGGGTTGCAGCAATGAGAATACAACCTCTGCGCCAATCAGCAGTGTCGGTGGTGATCGTTCAGGGACTATGCTAAGTGGCTCGGATACCAATAGTTCGGGTGAGCGCATCGTTTACAACCGCAGCTATGGCACTATCCCCAAAGGAAGTTACAGCGGTGATACCTATACCGTTAAGCGTGGTGACACGCTGTTTTATATCGCCTGGATCACCGGGAATGACTTCCGTGATCTGGCCGCCAAAAACAATATTGCTGAGCCATATGGCCTAAATGTGGGGCAATCCATTCAGTTGGGTAATGGCTCTGGCGGTGGAATGTTAGCTGCGACTGATGCCACATCAGGCGGAATAGCAAAACCGCCGTCAAATATTCAGAACACAACTACAACGGTTGATTCTCAACCAACTAGCGCGTATTCTGGAAATTCGGGTAAACAGAGTGTTGGTAAAATGTTACCAGCATCAGGGGCTGTCGCTACGACAACGGCACCTGTTACTGCACCAAGCAGTCCCATCAGTGATCCAACCAGCAATGGTGGTCCAGTCAGTAGCTGGAAATGGCCAACTGAGGGCAAAACGATCGATAGCTTCTCTGCTTCCGAAGGGGGCAATAAAGGGATTGATATCGCCGGTTCTCGTGGGCAACCCATCTTCGCTACAGCAAATGGGCGGGTTGTGTATGCTGGGAACGCACTGCGTGGTTACGGTAATCTAATCATCATCAAACATAATGATGATTACCTGAGCGCCTACGCTCACAACGATACAATGCTGGTCCGGGAACAAGAAGAAGTGAAGGCGGGTCAAAAAATAGCCACCATGGGTAGCACCGGAACCAGTTCAGTAAGATTGCATTTTGAAATTCGTTACAAGGGGAAATCCGTAAACCCGCTGCGTTATCTTCCGCAGCGATAG
- the rpoS gene encoding RNA polymerase sigma factor RpoS: MSQNTLKVNELNEDADFDENSTETEIFDEKALVEDEPTESELAEDELLAQGVTQRVLDATQLYLGEIGYSPLLTAEEEVYFARRALRGDVPSRRRMIESNLRLVVKIARRYSNRGLALLDLIEEGNLGLIRAVEKFDPERGFRFSTYATWWIRQTIERAIMNQTRTIRLPIHIVKELNVYLRTARELSHKLDHEPSAEEIAEQLDKPVDDVSRMLRLNERITSVDTPLGGDSEKALLDILSDENENGPEDTTQDDDMKQSIVKWLFELNAKQREVLARRFGLLGYEAATLEDVGREIGLTRERVRQIQVEGLRRLREILQTQGLSIEALFRE, encoded by the coding sequence ATGAGCCAAAATACGCTGAAAGTTAACGAGTTGAATGAAGATGCTGATTTTGATGAAAACAGTACGGAAACTGAAATTTTCGATGAAAAAGCATTAGTTGAAGATGAACCGACTGAAAGCGAGTTAGCGGAAGATGAGCTGTTGGCGCAAGGCGTTACCCAGCGCGTGCTGGATGCGACACAGCTCTACCTTGGTGAGATTGGTTATTCGCCACTGCTGACCGCAGAAGAAGAGGTTTATTTTGCCCGACGTGCCTTGCGCGGAGATGTGCCTTCACGTCGGCGTATGATCGAAAGTAACTTGCGGTTGGTGGTGAAGATCGCCCGTCGTTACAGCAATCGCGGCTTAGCGCTGCTGGATCTGATTGAAGAGGGCAACCTCGGCCTGATCCGTGCGGTGGAAAAGTTTGATCCTGAACGCGGTTTTCGTTTCTCCACTTATGCCACTTGGTGGATTCGTCAAACGATTGAACGGGCAATTATGAACCAAACCCGAACCATACGTTTGCCTATCCATATCGTTAAAGAATTAAACGTTTATTTGCGTACCGCCCGAGAACTTTCTCATAAATTAGATCATGAACCGAGCGCTGAAGAGATTGCCGAGCAACTCGACAAGCCGGTCGATGATGTGAGCCGCATGTTACGTCTTAACGAACGTATCACTTCCGTTGATACACCTTTAGGCGGCGACTCAGAGAAAGCTTTGTTGGATATTCTGTCTGACGAGAATGAAAACGGTCCGGAAGATACCACGCAAGATGATGATATGAAACAAAGTATCGTCAAATGGCTGTTTGAATTGAATGCAAAACAGCGCGAAGTATTGGCCCGTCGTTTTGGTCTGTTAGGATACGAAGCCGCAACCTTAGAAGACGTTGGCCGTGAAATTGGTTTGACACGCGAACGTGTCCGCCAGATTCAGGTTGAAGGTTTACGCCGTCTGCGGGAAATTCTGCAAACGCAAGGTTTAAGCATTGAGGCGTTGTTCCGCGAATAA